AAACACTCTGGAAGCCGGAACGCCCGCCAGCTTCGAGGTGTTGTGCAACGAAATCCGCGGGCTGGCCCTTAACATCCAATTGGAGAAACGACGCGTCTAGCGCTGCACAAATCCAGGTGTCAGCGCACCGCAGTTTTTCGGTAGGAAGTTTCCAGTCCCGTTCACGTTGCACAAATTCGAAATCGCACAGATTCCACCGTGAGATCGCACGGTGATCCCTTTAGGAGTCAGACCCTATGTCGTCCTCGTCCATTGGCGATACCAACTACGACCGCATTAATGACTACGCTTCGGTAAAGATTAGCCTGGCTCGGCCGCACGATATCCGCAGCTGGTCCTTTGGCGAAGTAAAGAAGCCCGAAACGATTAACTACCGCACGTACCGGCCAGAAAAAGACGGCCTGTTCTGCGAGCGCATCTTTGGCCCTGAAAAGGACTGGGAATGCGCTTGCGGTAAGTACCGCGGCATGAAGTACAAGGGCATGATCTGCGACCGCTGCGGTGTGAAAGTCACCCACAGCCGCGTCCGCCGTAAGCGGATGGGTCACATCGAACTGGCCGCGCCAGTCGTGCACATCTGGTTCTTTAAGGCAATGCCGAGCCGGCTGGGCAACCTGCTGGATATGAAGACCAGCAGTCTCGAAAAGGTGATCTACTTCCAAGATTACGTCGTGGTGAATCCCGGTACGACTGACCTCGAACGGGAACAACTACTGACAGAAGAAGAATACCGCGACGCGCGCGCTCAATATGGCGAAGGCTCGTTCGAAGCCGACATGGGTGCCGAAGCCGTCCGCAAACTGCTCGGCGGACTTGATCTGGTAAAGCTATCAGAAGAACTTCGTAAGAATCTGTTCGAGACCAACTCGAAGCAGAAGAAGAAGGATCTGATCAACCGGCTGAAGATCGTCGAATCGATTCGCGACAGCGATAACCGTCCCGAGTGGATGGTTCTCGATGTTGTCCCGGTTATTCCTCCGGATCTGCGCCCGCTGGTGCTCCTCGATAGCGGCAACTTTGCGACGAGCGATCTCAACGATCTCTATCGCCGCATTATCAACCGCAATAATCGTCTGCGCAAGCTGGTCGACCTGAACGCGCCGGAAGTCATCATTCGCAACGAAAAGCGGATGTTGCAACAATCGGTCGATGCCCTGTTCGACAACAACCGCTGCAAGCGCCCCGTGCTCGGTTCGAGCAATCGCCCGCTCAAGTCCCTCACGGACATGATCAAGGGTAAGCAGGGTCGTTTCCGCGAAAACCTGCTTGGTAAGCGCGTCGATTACTCGGCCCGTTCGGTGATCGTGGTCGGTCCTCGTTTGCGGCTGCACCAATGTGGTCTGCCGAAGAAGATCGCGCTCGAACTCTACCAGCCGTTCATCATTCGCAAGCTCAAGGAACTCGGTCACGCCGATACCATCAAGAGCGCGAAGAAGATGCTCGAACGGAAGGACGAAGAAGTTTGGGATATCCTCGAATCGGCCATTCAGAATCACCCTGTGATGCTGAATCGTGCTCCGACGTTGCACCGTATGGGTATCATGGCCTTCGAACCAGTGCTGGTCGAAGGGAACGCCATCCACCTGCATCCGCTGGTGTGCAAAGGCTTCAATGCGGACTTCGACGGCGATCAAATGGCCGTTCACTTGCCGCTGTCGATCGAAGCTCAGGTCGAGGCGCATACGCTGCTCCTTTCGCCGCATAACATTTTTGCTCCTTCGAACGGCCGCCCGATCATGAGCCCGTCGCAGGACATGGTTATGGGTTGCTACTACGTCACGGTAGAACTGCCAGGCTTGCTGGGCGAAGGAATGATCTTTTCTTCCGTCGCCGAAGCCGAAATGGCCTTCTCGATGGGCAAGATTCACTTGCACGCCCGCGTCAAAGTCCGCCTGCCACCATGGCAGAAGCTGAAGACCGAAGGCGAAGAGAAGCTTAAGGGTGGCGCGATTATTCAAACCACCTACGGCCGCATGGTGTTTAACAACATCCTGCCAAAGGGGATGGACTTTTATAACAAGGCCATGAAGGGTAGCGATCTGGCCAGCTGCATCAGCGACTGCTACCAGGCGCTCGGCCGCAAACCGACGATTCAGCTGCTCGACGACATGATGCAACTCGGCTTCCGCGAAGCGATGCGGAGCGGTCTGTCGTTCGCGACGGACGATCTCGTGACGCCCGACTCGAAGGTGACCCACATCTCGGACGCCGAGAAGAAGGTGATGCGGTTCAAGAAGCTGTACGAACGTGGCGTCATCACCGAGAAAGAACGATACAACCAGGTGCTCGATACCTGGACGCACGCCCGCGAAGCGATCACCAGTGAAATGCGTGAAGCGATGCGTACCGACGACCGCGGTGGTCACGGTTACGTGAACCCGGTGTACTTGATGGCGGACTCGGGTGCCCGAGGTGGTATCGAACAGATTCGCCAGCTCGCTGGTATGCGTGGTCTGATGGCCAAGCCGACCGGCGAAATCATCGAAACGCCGATCAAGTCGAACTTCCGCGAAGGTTTGACGGTGCTCGAATACTTCAGCTCGACGCACGGTGCCCGTAAGGGTCTGGCCGATACGGCTTTGAAGACGGCTGACTCGGGTTACCTCACCCGTAAGCTGGCCGACGTAGCTCAGAACGTGGTTGTAACGACCTTCGATTGCGGTACGACCCAAGGTATCACCAAGGGAACGATTTATCGCGGTGAAAAGGTGGAAGTCAAGCTGTCCGCGGCCATCCACGGCCGCGTCAGCCGCCAAAGTATCGTGAATCCGATCACGGACGAAAGTATCGTGAAGGAAAACGAGCTGATTACTCCCGAGATTGCCAAACGCATCGAAGACATGGGTCTCGAGAAGATCCAAGTCCGCAGCTCGATGACCTGCGAAGCGCCGCTCGGTGTGTGCCGCCTGTGCTACGGCATGGATTTGGCAACCGGTTCGATGGTCGAAGAAGGCATGGCCGTCGGCATCATCGCCGCTCAGAGCATCGGCGAACCCGGTACTCAGCTGACCATGCGTACGTTCCACATCGGTGGTACGCACACCGGTCAGGTCGAAGAGCACGAAACCAAGTCCAAGCGCGACGGTATCGTCAAACTGACCCGCATTCGTTCGGCCAAGAACGAAGATGGCCAGGACGTGGTGCTGACGCGAAACGGCGAAATCACCCTGCTCGATGCCAAGGGTCGCGAACTCGAAAAGTATGACGTGCCGAACGGTGCCATCCTCAAGATTCAAGAGAACGAAACCGTCAAGGCTGGCCAGGTACTGCTCGAATGGGATCCGCACAGCATCCCGATTCTCGCCGAAGTTGCGGGTAAGGTCCGCTACGAAGACGTGGTCGAAGGGGAAACTCTCCGCGTCGAGAAGGACAACAGCGGTAACATGCGGCGCATGATCATGGATCACAAGGGTGAACTACATCCTCAGATCGTGATCGAAGACTCCGAAGGGAAGCCGGTCGAAGTTTACTACTTGCCGGAACGAGCCCACATTGTGGTCGAAGAAGGCAAGATCGTGAAAGCTGGTTCGGTGCTCGGTAAGACGCCGCGTGAAGCAACCGGCATTGCGGACATCACGGGTGGTCTGCCGCGGGTTACCGAA
Above is a window of Anatilimnocola aggregata DNA encoding:
- the rpoC gene encoding DNA-directed RNA polymerase subunit beta', with protein sequence MSSSSIGDTNYDRINDYASVKISLARPHDIRSWSFGEVKKPETINYRTYRPEKDGLFCERIFGPEKDWECACGKYRGMKYKGMICDRCGVKVTHSRVRRKRMGHIELAAPVVHIWFFKAMPSRLGNLLDMKTSSLEKVIYFQDYVVVNPGTTDLEREQLLTEEEYRDARAQYGEGSFEADMGAEAVRKLLGGLDLVKLSEELRKNLFETNSKQKKKDLINRLKIVESIRDSDNRPEWMVLDVVPVIPPDLRPLVLLDSGNFATSDLNDLYRRIINRNNRLRKLVDLNAPEVIIRNEKRMLQQSVDALFDNNRCKRPVLGSSNRPLKSLTDMIKGKQGRFRENLLGKRVDYSARSVIVVGPRLRLHQCGLPKKIALELYQPFIIRKLKELGHADTIKSAKKMLERKDEEVWDILESAIQNHPVMLNRAPTLHRMGIMAFEPVLVEGNAIHLHPLVCKGFNADFDGDQMAVHLPLSIEAQVEAHTLLLSPHNIFAPSNGRPIMSPSQDMVMGCYYVTVELPGLLGEGMIFSSVAEAEMAFSMGKIHLHARVKVRLPPWQKLKTEGEEKLKGGAIIQTTYGRMVFNNILPKGMDFYNKAMKGSDLASCISDCYQALGRKPTIQLLDDMMQLGFREAMRSGLSFATDDLVTPDSKVTHISDAEKKVMRFKKLYERGVITEKERYNQVLDTWTHAREAITSEMREAMRTDDRGGHGYVNPVYLMADSGARGGIEQIRQLAGMRGLMAKPTGEIIETPIKSNFREGLTVLEYFSSTHGARKGLADTALKTADSGYLTRKLADVAQNVVVTTFDCGTTQGITKGTIYRGEKVEVKLSAAIHGRVSRQSIVNPITDESIVKENELITPEIAKRIEDMGLEKIQVRSSMTCEAPLGVCRLCYGMDLATGSMVEEGMAVGIIAAQSIGEPGTQLTMRTFHIGGTHTGQVEEHETKSKRDGIVKLTRIRSAKNEDGQDVVLTRNGEITLLDAKGRELEKYDVPNGAILKIQENETVKAGQVLLEWDPHSIPILAEVAGKVRYEDVVEGETLRVEKDNSGNMRRMIMDHKGELHPQIVIEDSEGKPVEVYYLPERAHIVVEEGKIVKAGSVLGKTPREATGIADITGGLPRVTEIFEARKPKDPAVMAEVDGIVEILQEKRRGKRTIIVRSESGIEREHLVPHGKRFLVHAGDHVKAGQALVDGPLVPHDILRISGEEALQQYLLHEIQGVYRSQRVEINDKHIEIIVARMLRKVRIETSGDTNLLPGLVMDRFDFRSVNTNLSKCLKISDKGDADFAEGAIVPKEAIEQTNSGIDALGGKTARGVKPKSATASTQLLGITKAAVQSSSFISAASFQETTKVLTEAALAGKVDHLVGLKENVILGHLIPAGTGFRAFQDSEVRYRPEALQAMSLEKDKTLESAFPLLQQGDTNGNAAATTAGSKSGSNALETLLGGGKD